GATCGGTTCATCCTTGAAAAGGATCTCACCCTCGGAGATCGGGACGACTCCCGAAATGGACATGAGGGTGGTGGTCTTTCCGGCGCCGTTGGCACCGATGAGGGTGATGATCTCCCCCTCCTCAACGGCCAGGGAAACCCCCTTGAGGGCCTGGATGCTTCCGTAGTAGGTGTGAATGTTGTTGATTCGGAGCATGCGGGTTGGTTTTCCTTTCATCCCCTGGATTGCGAATTTGCTCCAGTTGAGATTTGGAGTGTAGATGAGTAGCCTGGTAGGGTCAAGCTGCCAACCAGCTGCCAACCAGCGGCTCATTACCAATCCCAGATTTCAAATCTCATATTTCAGGATAGTATTCAAAGCTTCGCATGGGAGGAGGGTTGGTGATTTTGCTTTTTCGTTAGGTCGCTCAGTCGCCAGGTCTGTGAAAGTTCTTCTCCTGGATTCTAATTTCTGTTCTTAATAATATACCTCCATCAGGGTCAGCCCCTGGGGCGGCGCTTTTGGGGGTGCGTTGTCCCGGGACAGATTTTCCAGAACGGTTTTGACCTTGTCAGGCGCCATCCGGCCAAGGCCCACCTGCACCAGTGTACCAGTGATGTTTCGAACCATGTGTTTGAGAAAACCGTTGGCTTCGAACATTAGCGAGATGCGGTCACCATCCTTTTCGATATCCAGTCTTCTGAGGTTCCGGACGGTGGTGGTCTCGTCTCCGGCGGATTTGAAGGACGTGAAATCGTGTTCCCCGCGCAGGAACGAGGCACCCGAGTTCATCTTCACCAGGTCCAGCGGGGACCGGATATGCCACACCCGGAACCTGTCGAGGGCTGTGGGTGTCGGGCTGTTGAGGATGGCGTACCGGTACAGTTTACCCCTGGCGCTGCGCTGGGCGTGGAAGGTGGGCGGGACATCCCCGCAGTCCAGGATCCTGATGTCTCTCGACAGAGAGCTGTTGAGCCCCATGGCGATGTTGACGGCCGGGATCTCCTTGGGAACCTCCGCGTGGGCAACCTGTCCGATGGCGTGGACGCCGGCATCTGTCCGTCCGGAACCGATGAGCTTCACAGGCGCTTCCATCATCCTGGCAAGGGCTTCCTGTACCTCACCCTGAACAGTCCGCATTCCCGGCTGGACCTGCCATCCCGAAAAACCGGTTCCGTCGTACTCGAGGAGGAGCCTGATCCTCCTCACCTTTGAATCCCCCATGAAAAGTGATGATCGGGATTCAAAGATATATTTA
Above is a genomic segment from bacterium containing:
- the truA gene encoding tRNA pseudouridine(38-40) synthase TruA, producing the protein MRRIRLLLEYDGTGFSGWQVQPGMRTVQGEVQEALARMMEAPVKLIGSGRTDAGVHAIGQVAHAEVPKEIPAVNIAMGLNSSLSRDIRILDCGDVPPTFHAQRSARGKLYRYAILNSPTPTALDRFRVWHIRSPLDLVKMNSGASFLRGEHDFTSFKSAGDETTTVRNLRRLDIEKDGDRISLMFEANGFLKHMVRNITGTLVQVGLGRMAPDKVKTVLENLSRDNAPPKAPPQGLTLMEVYY